ACGAAAAAATTGCCCTTGCTATTGGTGAAGTAGGATGGCACAAATTCAAAACGATGCTGGAATACAAAGCCGAATGGTACGGAAAGAATATCCTGTACATCGGCAGGTTTCAACCATCGTCCAAATTGTGTTCACATTGCGGACATATTTTCAAAGAACTAAGTTTGAAGGACAGGTCTTGGACTTGTCAATCATGCGGCACTCATCACGAAAGAGATGAAAATGCCGCTTTGAATATTAAAACATTCGGGCTTCGGATAAAGCCTTCAACCGTTAACGTGAGCCATTAGGCTGTGCGTATGGGTTGAGAAGCCCACTCATCGCTTTGCGTGAATGGGTAGTTCACTTACCTGGAAGGAATCGTTTGGCAAACGATATTTGAGAACAAATGCAGCAATGCCTTTCTTCGCAAACTCTTTGGCTGTCAAAACACCTTCTCCATTATAGACAATCACACTGTAACCGCCGCCGGGACAAATGACGATAGCTGCACCGCTGGCATTTGTCTTTTCAGGTAAATACATTTCCAAAGTTGGTGTAATCACCCGTCGCACTATGCCTTCAGAAGAGTTTTGCGGTATATCTTTTAGCGCTGTTTTCCTTGCATTTGGAACAGTTCCCTGATAAAGGTTTATGATTCGCTGTGCATTGACAGCGAGGGGAAATAAACAAATACACACCCAAAAAATCTTTAATTTTTTCATTTGCTTATATTTCTTTCTAAGTTTAATTGTTCATTAAAAAAATCAACCATCATGCTATAATATTTATCTTCCATTACACCTGGGCCATGCTGCCCACCCGGCACTATTACAAATTTAGAAAACACTTTGGCTTTTTGCAGAGCCGCATGCAATAGTTCGCTTTGACATATGGGTACTAATGGATCGTTGTCTCCATGAAAAATAAGAAACGGGGGATCACTTCTGTCGATATAAGTGATAGGATTAGCTAAGGCGCACTTATCAAAATTATTCTGTATGGGTCCGCCAATCAACATCGCTTCTGGTGAATTAGGCGTAATATATCCAGCACCACTTCTGCAAGAATCTATTACCCGAATATCCGTAGGGCCAAACCAATCTACCACCGCATCAACATTACTACTGAAACGATTATTCTGTCCCACACGTCCTTCAATATCTTCTGTTACTTTTCCAACGGAATAATTTTTCACAGCTTCTGAAGTGCCTGCAAGTGCAGCTAAATGACCACCTGAAGAAAAACCAGTAATCCCAATAAAACTTGTATCTAATTGATATTTTGCAGCATTGGCACGCACAAACCTTATAGCCGCTTTTATATCATTTATTTGTGCAGGGAAAACTGAATCTTTCGATGAACGATGATTGGGGCTAACCACGGCAAAACCAGCAGCCACTAACGGCTTGCCCAATGTTTGCATGGCTGTACCTTTTAAATTATCTCCGAACCAAGCGCTGCCATATATCACCAGGATCACAGGATAATTTGCTTCTGCTTTTTCAGGTAGTTGAATATCTAAGTCATGATATACCATGGTATCGCCAGCATAGTTAAGATCTTTCCAACTTTTCTTATTTTGCTGAGCAAAGCAATTGGTACAAATAAATAAGAAAAGAAAAATAGAATAGTATTTCATAAAAGCAATTAAAGTAATTTATTTTTTAAAAAGTAAGGACACAAATTGATCCTGATTCCT
The Arachidicoccus soli DNA segment above includes these coding regions:
- a CDS encoding alpha/beta hydrolase; amino-acid sequence: MKYYSIFLFLFICTNCFAQQNKKSWKDLNYAGDTMVYHDLDIQLPEKAEANYPVILVIYGSAWFGDNLKGTAMQTLGKPLVAAGFAVVSPNHRSSKDSVFPAQINDIKAAIRFVRANAAKYQLDTSFIGITGFSSGGHLAALAGTSEAVKNYSVGKVTEDIEGRVGQNNRFSSNVDAVVDWFGPTDIRVIDSCRSGAGYITPNSPEAMLIGGPIQNNFDKCALANPITYIDRSDPPFLIFHGDNDPLVPICQSELLHAALQKAKVFSKFVIVPGGQHGPGVMEDKYYSMMVDFFNEQLNLERNISK
- a CDS encoding alpha/beta hydrolase family protein, with the protein product MKKLKIFWVCICLFPLAVNAQRIINLYQGTVPNARKTALKDIPQNSSEGIVRRVITPTLEMYLPEKTNASGAAIVICPGGGYSVIVYNGEGVLTAKEFAKKGIAAFVLKYRLPNDSFQVSELPIHAKR